One region of Labrus mixtus chromosome 1, fLabMix1.1, whole genome shotgun sequence genomic DNA includes:
- the LOC132974336 gene encoding cytochrome b5, whose protein sequence is MMGEEINDNLINTDCETANTTGVEEIPETVEGGVKYYTSEDIRVHNISSDTWLIIHDKVYDVTSFIEEHPGGEEVLLEQAGADATESFEDVGHSTDAREMLEQYYIGELHMDDRQKENEKDAPDTNSGESCTSWTTWLIPAVIATVVGIVYRYYILEHKSS, encoded by the exons ATGATGGGCGAGGAAATCAACGATAACCTTATAAATACAGACTGCGAAACTGCTAATACTACCGGTGTTGAAGAAATACCCGAAACTGTAGAAGGTGGCGTCAAATATTACACATCAGAAGATATAAGAGTACATAATATTAGCAGTGACACATGGCTCATAATCCACGATAAAGTATATGACGTCACAAGTTTCATTGAAGAG CATCCTGGAGGGGAGGAGGTTTTGTTGGAGCAGGCGGGTGCAGACGCCACAGAGAGCTTTGAGGATGTGGGTCACTCCACAGATGCCAGGGAGATGCTTGAGCAGTACTACATTGGGGAGCTTCACATG gatgacagacagaaggagaatgagaag gacgCACCTGACACAAATTCAGGAGAGTCCTG CACTTCCTGGACCACATGGTTGATACCAGCTGTCATTGCAACCGTTGTTGGAATCGTGTATCGCTACTACATTTTGGAACACAAATCCTCCTGA